Genomic window (Campylobacter concisus):
CATCTTTTGAATATTTACTCCTTTGCATTATGCTTTCAATGATAGGAGTTTTAACTTTAGTTTCAGACATTTTTATTCCTTATCTTGTTCGTCTTTAATCTCTAAAAGAAGTTGTTTTCTACTATCTTCATCTTTTATAGCTTCTAAAACCGCTTTTCTAAAATCAGGCATATTGCCCATAGGACCTTTTAGCGCAACTAAAGCTTTTCTAAGCTGTAAGAGTTTTTTTAGCTCAGGAATTTGATTTATAATATTATCTGGATTAAAATCATGGATGCTCTCAAAATCAAGGTCAATATTTAAATCTTCATTATTAGAATTTAGCTTATTTTTTACAGAGAAATTTGTATGAATATCTAAGCTTTTCATAACCTGATCAAAATTTATTTTATTGATAGAGATTACTTCACGATCTTCAAGTGGAGTTTGATTTTCACCAGTTAAATTTGCAACTACCATAAGTTTTAATGGAAGCTCTACATCGGCCTCTTGGTCATTTGTCTTAGTTTTATAAACTATATTTATGCGTTCTTTTGGTGGGATTAGATTATCTGCCATAGTAACATCCTTTTTTCGTAAATGATTTAAGAATTATATTTAAATAAAATTAAAGGTGATTTAAAAAAACATATTTTATCACACAAATGTTTTTGCCTTTATATATATATCTGATAAATAATCTTTAAGCTCGGTGTTTTCTATAAAATTAACTATTTGTGCATAGGTAGCTTTTGCATTATTATTCATGCCTTGTGCAGTAAAAATTTTTGATAATTCAAGCATAAAATTAAGCTCACTTTGAGCACTTGAAGCATGCTTACTTTTATCTAGTTCTTTTATTAGATCTTCAAAACTCATATCTTTTTTACTATCATTGCTGGAAGTAAATTCCAAAGAGTTACTTTTAATAAAAAATTTGTTTATATCTTCACTAAAAAAAGCTTCTCCGCTTTGAAATTTAAGCTTTTTTATATCTGGAAATTTATCAATAAAATTTAAAACCATATCACAAACAAGATCACTTTGCCTTGCAAGTCCAGTACTATTTAAAAACTCGCAAAATATCTTAATGCCTCCTATCCAAAATGGGTTAAGTGCTAAATTTCTTATAAATTTTTCTAAGTTGTCAAGATTTGGTTCGTTACTTTTTTTAAAAAGCATAATTAGATTTTCATCAGGATAACGTATCTGTGTTATTTGATCGCTACTTGATGGAAGTGCCTTTATTCTGCCCCACATTGCTTCAAAAATTAAAGAATAAGCGGTAAAATTTTTAATATCACTCTTTAAAAGCATTAGTGATAAATTTATAAAATATTCTCTAAATTCTCTATCATTAAATGTACTAATGTCATTGCTACTAAATGAAATGCTTTGATGGTAAGTTGGCTCAGTTTTAGTAATTACTTTTGGCTCTTTGGCTTTTAAAGTTTCTTCTTTTTTTTCTTCTATATAAAGTGTATCAAAACGTGTACCAAGCTCTTGCGAAAGCTCAGGCACAAGGTCATTAAACGCTTTTGCGTCAGCTTGATCCAAAGCTTTATCATTAGCTTGCGCAAAAAGCTCTATTGTTTGAGCTATTATCTTTTTTTTAGCAGGTAGTTGTTTTTCATTTTTTGCGAGTAAATTTGGCTCTTTTTTCAAAATAGATAGAAAAAAAGCAAAGGCTTTTATAAGTGTCTTAAAAGCCTCTTTGTCATTTAAATTTATAGCAGAAATCGCTAAGAAATTTAAAAGCTTGGCGTCAAGACTAAATTCACTTAATGCCTTTAAAGATGAGCTAAATACATAATCCCACTTTATGCTATCATGCATCAAAGTTTTATACTTTGACATTTCATCAGTTAAACTAATATAAAGCTCATTCTCTAAAAAATCTTCATTAAATTTATTACAAAAATTATCTTGCACTTACTTGTTATCCATAAAATTCTCTATCTTATTATTTAGAACACTATCGTTTCTGATATTGTTTTGATCCATAGAATATGTACTATATAAAAATGCAGCTGCGATCATAGCAATGGCTAGCAAAATGAAATAAAATTTTAAGCGCTTTAGCGAAAATACCTCAAGAAAGCTTTTCTTTGTCTGTTTTAAGTAGCTCTTTTCAAATACATTTTCATCGGCCTTTATGAGCGGAGAAACGGCTGCAGCTATATTTTCACAAAGATAAGAGATTTTTTCATTGCAATCTTCTTGGGTTTCATATTTTCCTTTATAACCAAGCACCAAACAAGCATATATAAATTCCAAGAAATCTTTATTTTTGCCAACATTTTCAAACCACTTATCCATAATGCCAAAGAATTTATTTCCACCTAGATTTTCATTAAAAAATCTTGTTGTCAGGGTATTATTGGCCCAAAAGCTGTTCATAAAAATTTCATTTTTTAGCAAGCTCTCATCTATAAAAACACAAAGGCAATATCTAAGCCTAATAATATCGTCTTCCTCATAAATGCCTAGGTTTGATATCTTTGAAGTAGTGCTTAAGATATCATTTATCAATTTTTCACGTAAATTTGCCATTTCACTTTGTGAAAAATTTTGTAATTTTGAAACCCTATTTGCCAAAAGAAGTAATGGCAACACATGATCTAGTGCAAGATTTGTACCAAGACCCAAAAGATTTGTTTGACTTAAAACTGAGGTTTCATTTTGATTTTCGTTCATTTTTATCCTTATAATAAAGCCCACATTTTAATGTCAGCATTTGGTAAATTTGCCGTTATATAAACGCTAATCACATTTTGATTTGCAAAGCTTTTAAAAATTTCATCTTTTTTGTCTATCTTATAATAGATATAATCGTTTAACTTTGGTAAAGTGCTAGGAACAACAGAAATTTGCTCTACGTTTATACCCCTTAGCTGTGAAGATACTATGCCTTTTATATTTGATTGAGTATGGATTTTGCATTGCTCTTTGAAATTTTTAAGAAGATACTCATTTTTCGTATCGCTGTGAATAGCAAAATAAATTTCTGAGTTTTCAATAATGCTTGGATTATCAAAAATACAGTCATAAAAGCCATGATTGTTTTTAACAATTTGTGCCATTATATATTTTGGAGATAAGATATGTGAGAATAAAAGTCTTAGATTATTTATCAAAGGCACAAAAGTTTGAGTTAGGTTATTGTGATCGTAGGCAATAAATTCGCTAAAACTATTATCATGACTAAGTGCCAACAGATCAGCCTGAAAATCAACTAATTTTTCATACAAATACTCTGGATGAAATTTATCTTTCTTTAACAAATAAGAGAATATTAAATGCCATTTTTTTAGCATATTTAGTGTTAAATATGTTGAAAAATCAAGTCTATTTTTAGCTTGATCAACACCTCCTAGCAACCCAAAATAACTCTCTTGATGTTGCTTTGTAGCAAAGCTAAGTTCCTCTATAAAATTTGTTATAAAGGTATTTTTACTGATATCAATACAAGTTGGAATAAATTTTTCGTCAAGTGTTATTTGCTTATTTAGGTCTATATTTTTTATTTTACAAATTGGTATGCTAAGCTCGTAAGGCATCTTTGAGCCAAATACTCCAAGAGATGATCTTTGGCTTGCTAAGATTAGATTTTCTTTATCTTGTGTAAAGGCAGAAGATAGTTCAAAATCATCTTTATCGTCTAGCTCGTTTAATATATCATTGCTAGCTTCATCATGCACTCTTGAGCTGATAAGTGCTTGCTTGGCTGTAAATTTTAGGTTTGGTAAATTATTTTGCAAGCTAATATCAACTAAACCTGAGCTAATAGGTAGTTTTAGCACTATAATGGCTGAGTTTAGCTCACTTGGGCTTATCTCAAGCGGTTCTGGCAATTCATCTTGATCTGGCGCGTTAAAAATCGTACCATCTTGAGAGATACAAGAAATTTTAGTTAGCCCTATTTTGCCTTGAAGCAAAAGATCGCTTGAAATTTCTAAATCTAAAACACCGTATAAATTTGAAAAAGAAGAGACGGTTTTTAGGTTTAAATTTCTCTCAAAATATCTTTCTTGCTGCTCGAAATGAACCTTATCAACGTTCATTCCGTTATACCAAACGACTTTTAGCTTTTCAGACATTTTATTTGCTTGCTTGTATTTTAGAGCTACTAGCGTCTAAAACATTTACGCCATTTTTTGTTATTTCAAAAACTATATTTTTTTCTTTTATCTCTTTTGTAGCCTTGTAAGCCTTGATATTTGTCTTGCTCTGATCAGCATAAAGTACCAAAATACCAACATACGGAACTTCATCAGGATATACATTTGTAAAAGCATATCTATTTGTATTTGGCTGAATTTGTGTTTTTATAGAGTCAATCTTGTCATAGCCAAGTATTTCACCATTTCTCTCAGCTAGATCTATAATGCTAGCTTCTTTAAATTTAGCCACATCTCTTAATTTATAAGCTATGATAGTTATAGGAACATTATCGCCATGATAGTTTAAATTTGAATTTGGCATATTGCTTATAATAAGATCTTTTGCGCATCCTGTAATAAATAGCATAAATACTAAAAAAGATAGAAATTTAAATATTTTTTTCATGAGTTCCTTTACCTGATTTTAATAATATTATTTTTGCGTAATTATATCTAAAAAATTTAGATGATGCTCATTTTAAAATTAATGTTCTTAAACAAAACTTTTATATCTGTTCTCATTCTTTTTTATCGTCTTTGTTATTTTTATTATCTTTACTATTCATATTATCTGTAACTGCCTGTACTATTCCAGTAAATAACTTGCCCCGGCTTCAGCTTCAGTCTGTAAATCCCCATCGCCGACTTTTATATTTATCCTCTTGTGGCATTGTAACCAACCCACATTATAAATACAAATATAGCTTGCACCAAAGAGACGCCACCTATTGTAACGTCCATTGTTTTAAAATTCTTTTTTAGAAATATCTTATACAAATTAGCATTAGCCAAATTAGAAGAATTACGATCGTGTAAAATAACGCCACACTGCCGTAATTTATATCTATATTTTCTAGGTTATTCTTGGTAAGGTCGCTTTTTTTAATATCATTTTTTATTGTAAAAAAACCATAAAAACATACCAAGATAAAACCTAGTGCGTCTATATAATAAATCTCTCCAAAAAAGTATTTTAATAGCTTTACAAATAGTAGCGCTACGATACATATTGCTATAACGCCGCTGAATACTATCGCAAATTTCTTCATTGTTTATTATCCATATCTGACTGTATTACGCCGCCTACTAGTCCAGTACCTACTTCAAATATAGTCTTATAGTTACCATCTTTGCCTCTTGGTATCTTCTCGCCTATATTTCCTAAACCGCTTGTACTAAATCCCAAAAAAACCACCAATACCAGTTTTTAAAAGAATTCTTTTTCCATCTATGTCTTTTGAAAGATCAGTTGCTTGAGAATATATTTCACTAGCTGCATTTCCAGCAGCACCTCTTGTTATGGCGCTTAGCATATGACTAGCTCCACCCGTATATAATCCTACGGCAGTATTTATAACAGCCGATAATGGGTCGTAGTTATTAAAACTATTGTTGTTTTTACTATACTGTGAATATGTATCTATGCCCGCACTTATAATGCCACCTGCTACTATACCTGGGGTTTTTGAGCTATCATAAAATTTAATATCTTTTGTCATATCTTTTAGTAAAGTACTAGAGCTGCTTTCCGGAGCAGATATCTTTGGTTTACCGACTGTTACGAAATAACCTTTATCATTTGTAATTTTATAAACCTCTACTGGTTTATTGTTTTTACCTAATTGCTGATATATCACTTTATTCCCCGTTATATCCATACTACGAGCTACATACTCTTTACCGTTATGTCTTAATATACCATCACTACCCAATGCTCCACCTTTTGGTGTATTGGCTGCTACTTTTGTAACCACCCTCTTTTCCATCTCTACAAATGGAGCTTTTATCGCATTTTTTGAACTAGAGTATAGAGCCGACGATAGTTACTTTGTAGCGCCGACGGCCGGTTTAGTAGACGGTATAAGTATATCGCTTGTATCTCCTAGTCCTATGGTATGCTCCGGGTTCCAATCTTTGTCCTCATACTGCTCTTTGGTTGCGGTGTATAAAGGATAACTCGTCATACTCTCTTTATAAACGTCTGTAAAGTATAGATTTCTCTCTTTGGCAGTAGTTGCCAATATATTATACGCCTCATCTATTTTATCTCTATCAAACACCATATTATACCTAGGCACCTCGACTTCATCGGCACTTTCTATGGTAGATACGGTGTGATCAAAGGCCTCTTTTTGAGATTTATCGACATTTGTTTTAGCTGCAAGCATAAAAATGTTTATTGCATGGGCATAAGGTACGTTATTTTCTTTACTATATCTATATGCTAATTCCATCGCAAGATCATGTTCATTGCTTGTTAGTATTCTATTCACCCCCAAATTCTTATCCAGTTTTGCAAATTCTCTATTGTTATTTATCATGCTTGATGTTACAGCTGTTGTTAAAGGCGTTTTAGAAAAACCCTTATCGTTTAGCCATAGAGCATGAGAGAAATATCTAGTCGCAAAGTCTGAGAAATTTGATGCGTATTTAGTATCATCATCTCTATTTTTATCTATATCTCTATGATCTTGTATATCCATAGATCTTTGATTTTCATGAGTTATGGTTTTTACAAGATCTTTCATATTGGTTATGTTTTTGAAATTTATATAGCTAGATCCGGTTTGCAAGCTTGTAAAACCTTTTATTTTTTCGCCATTATATCCTCTTTCATCTGTATATGTAGCCTTTACATTACACTGATTAGTGTAGTCTTTTTTAAAGCTTTCTTGAAAACCTTTAAGGAAATTCTTTACAAAGGCTATATTATGCAGCTCATCATCTTTGCTGTTAGCATCTCTCATATTGCCATTACCATTAAACTTGCTTAGAAGTTTGTAACGATTAAGAGTGGTTGGATTTTTGTTGAGATACTTTATATGCTTGGTTTGATTTTTCTCACGACATGCATATGCAAATCTACCTATCGCTCTACCATATGTTAAAAAATCCGACCTTACGTTTATAACTAGATTGTGGTCATTTATTTTATATGCATTAGCCATGGCAAATCACCTTACTGTATGAACTTTCTCTCGTGCTAGCGGTGCTAGTTACTATTAATGAAAATTTTTTCATTTTTATCCTTTTAAAAGATATTTATAGTAATTACACCAATTTTGGAAAAAATTTCAGCTAGAAATGCAAATTTTTGTAAAAAAGTTTATTTTTCAAGAAAAAAATTAAAAATATTAAAATAATGGAGATTAAAAGTGCGTATTTAAAGGAGTTTGAGATAAAAAGCCAGAAGTAGAAATTTAAAACAAATTTGTTTTTATGATATTAAAAGGGTGATGACTTTATAATCGTTGGAATTTTTAAGAGACTGTTCCACTTTCGTAACTAAGTGTTCCACTCTTAAAGGAAATTTTAAAGAAAGGGAAAGAACAAAAGCATCACTGCTAGTGCCTAAAATAGTGTGTTTTGGTGTCACGGGGGAGACTTGAACTCCCGACCTCCGGCTTATGAGGGTTTAAAATAAACTTTGTGTAAGCACCAAAAAGACGGCACATAGTCAGTTTCACACTAGGTATCTGCTACATTTTGCTACAAAGTTATATTGCATAGGTAACAAAGATGCAATATCTAGTCAAACGAAATGGCATATACTACTTTAGAGTAGCTATCCCACTATATCTGAGGCCTTATTTTGGTAATAAAACCGAATATATAACCTCCTTCCTCACAAAACGCTTTGATACAGCAAAAAATCGTGTTAAGATCTACTCTATAATTTTTAACGCGATCAAAAAGGCATGGAAGATGAATTTGAGTAGCGAACTTATAGAGCACCTGGTGCTTATGCTTTTAAAAGCCAAGGAGGCCAAAAGTATCAAAGAGCATGATATGCTTGGCAGATATATAAATTTAGATGGATTACTATCACTAAATTTGTTTTTAAAACAGAGTTTAAAAGAAAATAGCTTGCCTAGTGTCATATCAAAAGAGGTCGATGAGATCTGCAAAAAGCTATCTTGCATTGACTCTCACACCAAAAAGCTTCTTGGCAAAAGAGTGCTTGAGGCAACGATAGATAACATAAATCACATATCATATAAGATGTGCAAAAACCAAAAGCTACTAAATGATAAACAACAGACATTTGTACCACTTGGTAAAAAGCATAAAAGCGAAAATTTAGATGATAGTGCCAAAGATGAGATAGCCAAAGGCGTTAAAGAGGCTAATATAGATAGCTAT
Coding sequences:
- the tssB gene encoding type VI secretion system contractile sheath small subunit, whose amino-acid sequence is MADNLIPPKERINIVYKTKTNDQEADVELPLKLMVVANLTGENQTPLEDREVISINKINFDQVMKSLDIHTNFSVKNKLNSNNEDLNIDLDFESIHDFNPDNIINQIPELKKLLQLRKALVALKGPMGNMPDFRKAVLEAIKDEDSRKQLLLEIKDEQDKE
- a CDS encoding type VI secretion system domain-containing protein; translated protein: MQDNFCNKFNEDFLENELYISLTDEMSKYKTLMHDSIKWDYVFSSSLKALSEFSLDAKLLNFLAISAINLNDKEAFKTLIKAFAFFLSILKKEPNLLAKNEKQLPAKKKIIAQTIELFAQANDKALDQADAKAFNDLVPELSQELGTRFDTLYIEEKKEETLKAKEPKVITKTEPTYHQSISFSSNDISTFNDREFREYFINLSLMLLKSDIKNFTAYSLIFEAMWGRIKALPSSSDQITQIRYPDENLIMLFKKSNEPNLDNLEKFIRNLALNPFWIGGIKIFCEFLNSTGLARQSDLVCDMVLNFIDKFPDIKKLKFQSGEAFFSEDINKFFIKSNSLEFTSSNDSKKDMSFEDLIKELDKSKHASSAQSELNFMLELSKIFTAQGMNNNAKATYAQIVNFIENTELKDYLSDIYIKAKTFV
- the icmH gene encoding type IVB secretion system protein IcmH/DotU → MNENQNETSVLSQTNLLGLGTNLALDHVLPLLLLANRVSKLQNFSQSEMANLREKLINDILSTTSKISNLGIYEEDDIIRLRYCLCVFIDESLLKNEIFMNSFWANNTLTTRFFNENLGGNKFFGIMDKWFENVGKNKDFLEFIYACLVLGYKGKYETQEDCNEKISYLCENIAAAVSPLIKADENVFEKSYLKQTKKSFLEVFSLKRLKFYFILLAIAMIAAAFLYSTYSMDQNNIRNDSVLNNKIENFMDNK
- the tssK gene encoding type VI secretion system baseplate subunit TssK, giving the protein MSEKLKVVWYNGMNVDKVHFEQQERYFERNLNLKTVSSFSNLYGVLDLEISSDLLLQGKIGLTKISCISQDGTIFNAPDQDELPEPLEISPSELNSAIIVLKLPISSGLVDISLQNNLPNLKFTAKQALISSRVHDEASNDILNELDDKDDFELSSAFTQDKENLILASQRSSLGVFGSKMPYELSIPICKIKNIDLNKQITLDEKFIPTCIDISKNTFITNFIEELSFATKQHQESYFGLLGGVDQAKNRLDFSTYLTLNMLKKWHLIFSYLLKKDKFHPEYLYEKLVDFQADLLALSHDNSFSEFIAYDHNNLTQTFVPLINNLRLLFSHILSPKYIMAQIVKNNHGFYDCIFDNPSIIENSEIYFAIHSDTKNEYLLKNFKEQCKIHTQSNIKGIVSSQLRGINVEQISVVPSTLPKLNDYIYYKIDKKDEIFKSFANQNVISVYITANLPNADIKMWALL
- the tssJ gene encoding type VI secretion system lipoprotein TssJ; the encoded protein is MKKIFKFLSFLVFMLFITGCAKDLIISNMPNSNLNYHGDNVPITIIAYKLRDVAKFKEASIIDLAERNGEILGYDKIDSIKTQIQPNTNRYAFTNVYPDEVPYVGILVLYADQSKTNIKAYKATKEIKEKNIVFEITKNGVNVLDASSSKIQASK